In Neodiprion virginianus isolate iyNeoVirg1 chromosome 6, iyNeoVirg1.1, whole genome shotgun sequence, the genomic window AAAGAAATTACTCAAATTATTTTGcacatgaaatatttttaccatttgtAAAACAGTTTGATACCACAATCTGGAAAATAATGTTTTGCGAGATCAAATCTACGCTATACAATCATTTTGTAaagatttgattgaaaaattaataacatgAGCTTCGACCTCATCATTTTAGTTCAAATGGAAAGTGTTTACCttctggaaaattttatcctATGTTTGTTACAacatttttccactttttttcaCGTCCCTGTTATTgcaattcttttcaattaatatcTGAAATCGGtttctttgtatttttctctttaaatAAACCTCATTACACTGTTACAAGATAGAGGGTTTGTATTGACGAGCGGTCATCAAACTATCTCCATACTCATATGTTATTTCGGGTACCCTTGGGTCAGATCTCGTCGATGCTCTCGATTCGGGGAATGGAGAAAGGTTTAAGAAATGAGGTGAGGAAAGATTGAGAGAGAAATCCAACCCTCGAGAGTGGAATCGATTGCATAAATGATTTATTGGAATAGTGATGAGTGTAAATGTGTAGTTGAACGAACAGGAACTAGATTTCCTTCGAACACATCACGTCGTATGTACaccgatcaaaaaaaaaaaccaaagtTACTTGAATCCATGGAGGCCACAAAAAATAGTCACAAAATTCTCTATGTTTCCCTGATaacattataaaattttccaaactaAAATTCGAACTGGTAGTGCCAATCTGAGGATCTAAGAAATAATGTTATGAACGAATTAGTTTTCAAAAACACGTGTATGATCTATTCAATGGCCATGGAATTGGCCACGTGGAAAAAGAATTGTTCTTAGAATGCTTTTTCGTGAGGAAAGCACTagtctttctttttcaattaccgAAAATGTCTTGACTTCTTCCATAATTCCTATTTTTTCCTGATCAGTGGTCACATGTGACGATTATTTTGTGTCGGATTTAACTGAATTTATAAAATGGTAACAACCAGTTTTCCACGAATatgatgaatttgaaatacatCAAAAAGCAACAATTATGAAAACCAGTGTTTCACGAATCTggtaaattttaaaatcaccGAATAACAAAAACGATACAAACCAGTTTTCGACGTATCTagtaaattttaaattcatcgaAGAGGAAAAACTTTCCAACAGATTCCATTAAATATTCTCGTCCGCATTACTAAGACACAGTTATTACTAATGAGCAAGAAATATCAACGATGTTCCTcgaattcatttgaaattgaaatatttttcgaagaaaTGTTTATGATGCATCTGCTTATTTTGACCATATCATGTGAGGCGCGAAATAATATGTAATTACGATTTAGTCTGTAATATATCGTCTCCCAAAAGATCGTagatttcaaatattgaatatGAGAATATTTTCCTAACATGCTCTTATCATTGCAATTATATTCCATGCCAgtgttcgaaatttgaatgacGCGTGACGTAGCGCGATACGCAACTTCGATTTCGAAAcgaacctaacctaacctaacatCGTTTTGACATCTCGAGAACTCGCCGTGAATATGTACACAATCCGTCCACGCATACTTGACGTACATGCGTGAACACAATACGTTTATACGtaaattttgcgagggaaacGAAGGAACAGTTTTTATAAACTGTTTCGAGAAATCAAACTATCAGCGAATCGCAAAGCTGATTGAATTCTCACTCCTCGTCGTTAACGGGGCACGGTATCTCTTCcttacaattatttaattaccCGTTGAGAAAATAGGATCAAAGAAGAAGTgctttcattttttgtcagtGGAAACGATTACTTGTAATGTGAGCAACTGACGAATCCAACAAGATTACAATGGCATTGAGAATTCAGTTCAGTAGTGAATCCACGACACATCAACAATCTCATGATCTGTTGTCGAGCCCGCTCAATCAGCCTGCGTAGTTGATTTAACCCGCCAACATCATGTGAGTAAATTCTCATCGCTCAAATTGTATAGTCAGAAGTTGTTCGTATTTTTCAGGTTTAAAAGTTTGgcgtaaaaatttaaacgtaTATTCTGTATTCTTCACGTTCGCGCAGGGATGTCGAACAAGTCTCGGAAGAAGCGAGTAAAAATGAGGAGCCAATCGACCAGACCGAGAGTCAACCTGTTAAAAGGCACTGCGCTTCAACTTCCCCTAATCAAGTACCGTCGACGTCGGATATTAAAGTTTCGactgattcaaaaaattctcatattCGTATTGTCaagggtacaaaaaaaatcagaatcgACTCGGGTGATTTCACTCACACGAACGACAAAAAAGGTACGCATGACTCGATATTGCATGTAAAAGGGCTGATAACAATTAGACATTTCTAAACTAACCACTTCATAAAATTACTCACCCCTGTACAGAATAGTATCAATTTAACTgtgataaataatttgaatgcAAAATGCTATTCCAAATTAGATGTCAAACgtattatatgaaaaaaattgataaaaatctttttattATAGTAAACATAGAATGAATAATGTGATCGACTTTTCactaatttttataaattacagtcacgtttttaaaattctaaGATGGAGCAATTCAAAGTTACTGGCcgtgattgaagaaaaaagaatacatAACACGCAACATTAATGGATACatgttatttttgttacagACGCAAAGGATGACGAGAGCATTGAAGCTAAAGTTGTCAGGTCTTTAAAAAGATCGTCCGAATTGTGGTCCATGGAGGACaagaatacatttttcaaagcGATTAACGAGTACGGCAAGGATTTTGATGCCCTTCAAAGTTACTTTCTGAGTCaaggaaagaagaaaggaGTAGCCGAGCCAAAAAATAAAGAGCAAATACGTCACTTCTATTACCGAACATGGCATAAAATATCTAAGCATCTTAAATTCTCCGAAGGTAATATGATTTGCTGGATACATGTGCAGTTCAACCTTTAGCGGCCACACCTCAGCCAGGCCACATAGCAGCCGCATGGGGTAACTCATTACCCCACGCTGAAAAACCTAGTTGTACAAGACATATATGGGTGTTTTAAGACTTCTAACCGATTGTTTCATGTCTGTTGAAGAGTTCTTCAACAATTCTAatgatttttatcacaattgTCTACTACCGGCAGATGTCGTTACTTGTATCAATTTCAAAGGTTTTAGACCtctaatttcactttttctgaGCATGGGGTAACTAGTTACCCCGTGTGGCCGCTAAGGGTTAATAAAATGATTCACTCTGTTTTTTCTACAGATGTTAAAAAAGCTTCCCAAGAATTGTACGGACTCATTAACTACGGcgaattgagaagaaaaatgccGAGAATGCACGAAAAAGCTCAGCTTAAATTAAACGAACTCATTTATTGGGGATCCACGCAAGTTAGATTGAGAGGAAAAACGTTACGAATCAAAACTCCGATTTGCAGAACATTGAGGAAACTTAATCAGCTTGAAGGTGTTTATTACTTCAACCTCATATCTCGTTTTCTCACAAGAATGTTGATTTACCAGCTCAAAATAAGATTTCTCTCTATCTTGTGTCTCTTTTGCTATCCACCGACCGTTTCAATGCATTTCTGCTGACCTATAATTTTGACCCAGTTTTGATCGCCTACTGAGACATTTcattaataaaaaacaattacatCAGATTGGCAGGAAGAAATAAAGCTTCCATCAAGAGTGAGCATAGAGTTACGCCCTGGGAACAATTTGGCTTGGTGGCAAGTGCAAGCGGCTGCAATGAATCCGAGAGTACGTGCCCTGGTTCCGATTCAACGTCGCTTATCAACATTATTGATATTCTTGCAGCAACGATGGCGTTcttcaaaatacaaaatcgTATCCTTAAATCAACAAGAATCTATTTCTCCAAATATCAAAATCACCTATTGCCATATAAACATCCTTACATCACGCTAGTGCGCTAACATTGAGAGCCAAGCAGGTGGAGATTTCAAAGAATCCAGATTGTTGCGGGTAGCCCCACCCGACGGATGTAAGATATCTTTGCCAACCGTTAATCTTGGAGAATACCTCACTAGCGATAGCGTTAGTCTGAACTCCTATGAGAAAAAGCTCTGTCTCAAAAGTTCAAAACTTGAGCTTCTTGGATCGGTGCAACAGTTGAAAGGCGTTCGTAGAAaaggaatgaagaaaaatagatCTGATAAAAGATTACGGAGTCGTACAGAAGATCAGGCACTTCCCACAGATAACAACAGCGACGTCGATGCCACTGATTCGACCTTAATGGATAAAACTTTATTTGGTAATGATCGACCGGTATCAGAACACCCAAATGGACCCAACAGGTTTCCTGGTAGAGAAAATGTGTCTAGAATACGCCTAGGGTGGAACAACGAAGAAGCAAATACTATTACAGTTGGAGATCTGTATCTTATGGTATGAATAAATGAGttttttaaaacatatttcatttcgttGTTACCGctctgaaaattaattataattttcacataTACTTATGATTCGATGAAGACTAATAATCTGTTTTGCTTTATAGTTTGGTCGCGactcaaaaatatttttagaatattGGTGGGACCCGCCGAATAGAGAGGCGCAAATGCAGCTTACAAACAAGCCAAAATCGATTAGCAGTTTTTACGACGACACTTTGTCTTTGGCGCTGCAAAAATTACTGTCCATAGCGAAGCACAGTTATGGCGCGAGTAAGGTAATGGATCAAATTATAACACAGTTTAGACGGACGCGTGTATCATCCAAACAGTCCAAGacaaattgattaaattttggTTGATTTATTTTAGGGATACGAAAACAATTCAGGAAGCAACGAAACAGTCGTTTCGTCACGTATTTTGTCAACTAAGGATTCGACGTTTAGACGCCCTCTGATCCCGCAGCCATATCATAAAATTGGTCCGTCGGATTCTTTCAAATCCCAGCTTGACGTAAGGCGGAAATGTATtttaatgtaaattttttgttacaatAACTGAGAATAAGGCTGaaatttattgcaattttGACAAGAGTGGCAGGACAACAGGACAAGTGTAGCTATTGAACGTGTTAATTGGAATACTTCCATTCTGTTTTGTAATCTTGAGGCAAAAacagaataaagaaaaaatctccCCCATTAAAAACCTCATTACAAACTCGAAACCGAGGAACTTCCGTAAAAAACTGATAGGTTTTAACGCTACATGATAAATCGTGCAACTTCCGTCGAAGCAAATTATcgttttatatattatatcattttattttgcaaGTGTTTCTTTGTCGTGTTCTTGACATTTGTCCCCGCGATAATGATATCAGCGAAACTTTCCGCAATTGGATACCTCACTTTGAAACTAATAATATTCGTATCAAATATTCGAGCACCAAAAGAAAAATGGTGGATACAAAAATGCGATATAGGAATGACATTCCTCGTTTGCTTATTTATTCCttttatttcagaaattcaaaTACCGTTACGGTAAACGAGCGAGGACGGTGCGGCAAAAAAATCTCGTTCAACGCGTTGTGCCTACGCAGATATCAAAGCCTCCCGACAAACCGGCGGCCTTTATCCACGAAGAACCGGGCGGACATCCGATATTGCAGGGTCCGATTAATAacgaatgtgaaaaaaatctagaTGCTGATGAGTTTGACGAGCAACAGGGGGATGAAACAGAGAGAAAACATTTCTTAGGCGTATTGTCGTCCGATGAAGCTCAATCCAACAAACCATGCAACTCGATAATAACTAGTGCAACTCAAATCCTCAAAGAAGGGGAACAACAGTGGTTAAACAGCGAGGTGAATATCAACGATTATAAATATCTGCCACCGCGAAAAAGGCTTCAAGAGAAAATTGGTCAAAACAGCAAGTTTTTCTGTTATTTCAGGTCGCCGACTTTTCGCTCAGCAGCTTTTTAGGTCAGCTTGAATCGTCGGTAAGAATTTCTCAACAAAGTCAAGTTGGAGGGCATATTGCAGAAGATACTCGACCAGCATCAGACGTGAATATCAATTAtacctaatatatatatatatacatatattacgagtgacaaaaaatctttgaaacatTGAGCGCcctttgtaattttctgtACGTGTCATTTACAATTCGAATTACACGAAGCACCACACGGACAATTACTCGGGAATAGCGCGCTTCTTCCTGTCGTAGCAAAAATGATTCGTGATTCGATTGCCGATACGGCGTATAGTCCTACAAACATTCAACGCGATTCCGCGAACGGAACAAGGCAACTAACAACTGAACATGGCATAAAATCAAGTTCATTTTCAGGTCGTATCACAAATGCAGGgactgatgggagaaaacAGCGTTGATTACCTCGCGAAATTCGCCAATCTAGCATCGCAAATAGCTAACGACGACCATCACAAGAATAAATGAACTTACATCGATATAATCCATAAATGATGTCGAAATCTGCAGATGAATTTGGAgtgtaaataataacaataaaaaaaaactaaaaaactttttataaCAAACACATTATTTTGCTAACGACAAAATCATTGAAGAAAATGATAGACCATAAATTTCGCGGGAAAGATGCCTAAAATTTACCGTTACAAGAGGTTTAAAAATACGTAAAGCTCTATTTTCTTATACCTCTTTTACAAGTCACCGCTTCTTAACACGTGTAATCGGGGTTTTTAAACTGGTTCTTTGTACTAAATATACATTGCCAAATACTATGATTCACAACGTTCCCAGAACGAGCCAATCAAGTGCGTATGACGTGCGCTTGACCATGAATCCTGTCTTTCCAAAATCAACTTTTCAAGATTGAAAGATTTAAATAGTAGGAGGGAAACCCCCAGTGTAAATGTACACTTGgtagaagatgaaaaaatcttcGACAGCAATATTTACTAATTTTTCGCAGTAAAGTTCGTGATTATTTCTTGGCTTTTCTAATGAGCTTTCCAACGagacaaatttgaaaattacgcCTAaatgatttggaaaaaaagcTCGATTTTCCTCTCTCCAGAAAAAAAGTCATCACACTTGTATGTATTTAGATTTCCATTAACACGTAAGCATTTGTTTACTTCTACTTTTTCTGTTCAGTGTTTGAGAACGGTAAATAATTGCTGTATTCGACAAAGAATTATGTATTGGGTGGTATTATTaagtcgtaaaaaaaaaaaaaaaaaattattaacttcCGGTTAACGCTTTGCTTCTTCGCTTGTACCGTAGATATCGAAAGGACAATCGAATGAACGGAAACTGAACGCTTGGTATTTTCCTCATCGGGGATTACACAAAACCTCAACGCGGTCAAGGCATGAGGAAGAAATAACACACGTGTATCCGTAAAATGATTCGTGCATGCGTCAACAAAATCGTTTCTTACCACAGTTCTGGATTATCGGAATTAAACATACACGTACGAGGAAAGAGGCAACCCTCACGTCATATTCGTTTTGTTCctcattttttcttaaataattattacgttAATGGAACACCCTCGAgtaatctgaaatttttttcaatcatccgGTAAGAATCATATAATTATACGAGGGCACtcatttttaaaactttttccgaagtgatatatttgaaagaattaaTATTATGATTGTGTCATGtcggtaataaaattattatcttgATGATACTATTACGCACGTTCAAATTACTTACAAATATCGCAGTTATACTGttatatatgatatatgtCGGTACGTGATATTCTACACGCGCTTTCTTGCGCTGTGATGTTTGAGGGATCATCCCACTGCAATGGGTCGAAAAATAGctgattttcgcgattttcttCGATGATTAAAATACGCTAATCAATCTGATTTTTTATGTCAAATCAAAGCACTCATGAAGAACAaaacataaattattaaacgcttattttgatttttcgatatatttattttatagtgTTGAAAATGACTTCGATAAAAAAGGAGTCTCCACGGTGGACGCGGTGGTCGCCATAAATAttatctggaaaaaaatttgtaagtAGATTATTAATCAGTATGAACGCCGTTATCATGCtatggagattttttttttttttttaactaaaattgacaaaatatcTGCGGTTTGAAATAACGTATCGAATTCAGCCCATTTTTTTGACATATATTGAGAACTTATTATCGTATAGTGtttaaaaatcacatttcaaaTCGTAAAatctgtgtgaatttttttagattttaaaaactggcgttttcggaattgtctttttcaattattttcaaatttcaccgatGGCTAAAAGAATTCGGAAAAATTCCGAGAGCTTTTTGGGTCTTTATGATCATCATgctaaaaaatgattaaaatcaAAAAGGGTGAGGTGTCTACACGAGCTgctaatttgacgtggaatcccccatatttatacctatattaccGTTCTACGCCCATATTAGAATAATTTAaagtaaataattcaattgaGGTAATTCATCCCAAAATTTTTCCTTGAAATTTCCTATGCTTACATTGCATAAATTTGGACCAAAAGATGATAAACCGTGAAAAAGTGTTCGTCGCTTGCGCATGTTTAGGCATACATCTTTTACTCTAGTACTTTTATACAGATTGGTATAATTTAATGACACGCGACTAACAAcctgaataaatttattaactGCCGACAAAATAGTCTCAATTATCCCGGCAATCCAGGTACCAGTGAGTGGTTGACATGTACACAAAGTGTGCCGGCATACGTGATTAAATTATATGTTCTCGCAAGTTTTCCTTATTCGCTTCTCggaaataattacataacgaAATAATACGTCTTCAGCCTAGCAGTTGTGCATATACCGGGTGTTCCAGACCACTCGTCCCCCCCCTCTAAAATCTGGAGAATTGattttgttcgaaaatttcaaaacacaGTATGGCTATATCGGGCCTGCCCTATCGAATGATGATATTGACGACCTCCGATGGAGACCGGATATGCGTTTGTTAAACCGGaattccattttttaaaatacgaCATGCATATTTTTATGACAGATTCGTATTCTACGTCAAAAAATATGCATctattcttttgaaaatttttttcctaaaacGTCATTCTTGAGCCCTAAATGATCGTTACAATTTAACTTGTGATAGCTCTTTCGATcttaaaaaatcgaattgaaaaagaaacgaaagtgTCTTCTGGTCATTCTCAGTCACTTCGTAATTTTGCTACTTGCTTACTTCTGATTGTGTACAGCTCAGAGAGGACATGCTAAGTTTCGATAGAATACGTAAGATTTTTTCGCCATACGTACGCGTCGAACGGGATTTCCATTTTCGCGTGAAACGGTTACAAGTTAAAATCATTCAGGTCATCCAGGGGTCAAGAATGacgttttagaaaaaaaattttcaaacgaaagaTGCATATTTTTTGACGTAGAATCCGAATCTGTCATAAAAATACGCATgtcgtatttaaaaaaatgaaatgccGGTTTAAAAAACGCATATCCGGTCTGCACCGGAGGTCGTCAATATCATCATTCGATAGGGCAGGCCCGATATAGCCGTACTgggttttcaaattttcgaaaaacatcaGCTCCTTAGATTTTAGAAGGGTTGGACGGGTGGTCTGGGACAcccggtatatatatatctatatatgtgtgtatgtacgtacgatACGAAAGCGGTTTCGGTTAGCTTCGGAGAAACGTGTACACATTATGAATACGTGAATAACTATATGTAATGATTTtaattcgaagaaaaatatttattgacgaatggaagaaaaaaaaaaagaacagatttcattgaaaatatgaaaagtaagtatccaaataaatataaataaaaataaaagacagATATAGCTATATTTCTCCTCATACAGCGTGTATAACATTATGCAAACATTTCGATTCGTGCTTTCGAAATGTATGCGATTACATTCGCCCGATATGGTTTACTACATGTAAATACAATTTACGCGTGAATATATTTCGtaacgtatttatttattttttaattttcaccgaaTCTACAGCGCGATGGTTCACAGATTTAACGTGCAATCTATACGCTTACCCATGTTTGATGCATCACGTAGGTATTTAAATAAGTATAATTTACGTGTACAAGCGGTTACAATTACGCACTGTTGTAccgggaaaaagaaaaaacaataaaaaacacaCAAACCAGATACTTTCATTGTCGCTCAAGTTTTCCGCGATGAGAACTCCTTTGTATCCATAAAACttggaataaataataaaataaaagtctCGGTTTTTTTATGAATGGATTACAGtacaattatttccttattgCGTCTCGCAAATAAGCCATGTACGTTACAACTGAACTATGAGGATAAATTCGAAAGCTAGAGTTTGATAAACTTTAAGAATAACGTATTTCCTTGTTCCGTTCATTTTTCACGACACTGCCGCTCCCGATCACGTATAAGCGGGCCTATCGTTGTttgagaaggaaaaagaagaaaaaaaaaaatgtacaggAGCCCGTAAAATCAGACTGAAAAACGGAGCATTGTACacgaataaacaaatataaacAGTACGAAATAAGTCAATCAATTTGATCGTTCGGGTCATTTCACGGTACATATTTTATGATCAATACGTTATATACGTTTCGACTATTTTCctatatcattttattttttattattcacctATCTATCGTTGTAATAAATGTGTAATGCAAAACAATGTTGTTAATAAATACTCGCTCAATCTTCGTCGGGTTTGTACGAATCGTACAAATGCGCATCAAGCAATCGTAAAAACGGCGACACGCAGATCAAGAGTTCGTCCTTAGCGcgaaaggttgaaaaaaaggaataagaCAGCGCAGAGGACGtagatagaataaaaaaaaaccagaacgtCACTACACACAGCTTTGCGAATGTCCGCGAATGCAAAAAATCGTGTGTATTTACATGAATACATTGTACTCGCAGGCATATTACGCGAGTGTATATTCCAAGAGGCAGGTTTTGGTTCGCGACCTGTTTCTTCCTTGAATTTCAAGTATAAAATATCTTTTGAATCAGAATTCGGGGTATTACCGgagaataatataatatatggCACGGTACGATGCGTGAAGCTGCAAATAAATTCGTCAGCTAAAATTACAATCAGAAGCGTAGAAGCGCAAAGATTGATGTcctttatctt contains:
- the LOC124307650 gene encoding uncharacterized protein LOC124307650 isoform X1; the encoded protein is MDVEQVSEEASKNEEPIDQTESQPVKRHCASTSPNQVPSTSDIKVSTDSKNSHIRIVKGTKKIRIDSGDFTHTNDKKDAKDDESIEAKVVRSLKRSSELWSMEDKNTFFKAINEYGKDFDALQSYFLSQGKKKGVAEPKNKEQIRHFYYRTWHKISKHLKFSEDVKKASQELYGLINYGELRRKMPRMHEKAQLKLNELIYWGSTQVRLRGKTLRIKTPICRTLRKLNQLEDWQEEIKLPSRVSIELRPGNNLAWWQVQAAAMNPRVRALVPIQRRLSTLLIFLQQRWRSSKYKICANIESQAGGDFKESRLLRVAPPDGCKISLPTVNLGEYLTSDSVSLNSYEKKLCLKSSKLELLGSVQQLKGVRRKGMKKNRSDKRLRSRTEDQALPTDNNSDVDATDSTLMDKTLFGNDRPVSEHPNGPNRFPGRENVSRIRLGWNNEEANTITVGDLYLMFGRDSKIFLEYWWDPPNREAQMQLTNKPKSISSFYDDTLSLALQKLLSIAKHSYGASKGYENNSGSNETVVSSRILSTKDSTFRRPLIPQPYHKIGPSDSFKSQLDKFKYRYGKRARTVRQKNLVQRVVPTQISKPPDKPAAFIHEEPGGHPILQGPINNECEKNLDADEFDEQQGDETERKHFLGVLSSDEAQSNKPCNSIITSATQILKEGEQQWLNSEVADFSLSSFLGQLESSVRISQQSQVGGHIAEDTRPASDVVSQMQGLMGENSVDYLAKFANLASQIANDDHHKNK
- the LOC124307650 gene encoding uncharacterized protein LOC124307650 isoform X2; translated protein: MDVEQVSEEASKNEEPIDQTESQPVKRHCASTSPNQVPSTSDIKVSTDSKNSHIRIVKGTKKIRIDSGDFTHTNDKKDAKDDESIEAKVVRSLKRSSELWSMEDKNTFFKAINEYGKDFDALQSYFLSQGKKKGVAEPKNKEQIRHFYYRTWHKISKHLKFSEDVKKASQELYGLINYGELRRKMPRMHEKAQLKLNELIYWGSTQVRLRGKTLRIKTPICRTLRKLNQLEDWQEEIKLPSRVSIELRPGNNLAWWQVQAAAMNPRVRALVPIQRRLSTLLIFLQQRWRSSKYKISQAGGDFKESRLLRVAPPDGCKISLPTVNLGEYLTSDSVSLNSYEKKLCLKSSKLELLGSVQQLKGVRRKGMKKNRSDKRLRSRTEDQALPTDNNSDVDATDSTLMDKTLFGNDRPVSEHPNGPNRFPGRENVSRIRLGWNNEEANTITVGDLYLMFGRDSKIFLEYWWDPPNREAQMQLTNKPKSISSFYDDTLSLALQKLLSIAKHSYGASKGYENNSGSNETVVSSRILSTKDSTFRRPLIPQPYHKIGPSDSFKSQLDKFKYRYGKRARTVRQKNLVQRVVPTQISKPPDKPAAFIHEEPGGHPILQGPINNECEKNLDADEFDEQQGDETERKHFLGVLSSDEAQSNKPCNSIITSATQILKEGEQQWLNSEVADFSLSSFLGQLESSVRISQQSQVGGHIAEDTRPASDVVSQMQGLMGENSVDYLAKFANLASQIANDDHHKNK